GTGGGACCAAGCAGAGGAAGGATGCATTTAAAGCAGGATGCGTGCCGGATGCAGGGAGAAACGCTTGTgttagcagcagcagcggcagcagcagcggcaGTAGCGGCGAGTGCGGAGGGCCAGGGCAGcgaccaccctctctctctccttcttttcctccCCCCCTGCAGGACCATGCTGGCGTGAGGGATGAGGCTGTGCACAGAGACGCCAGGCCAGAGCTGCGGCCTACTTCTTCTCACAAGAGCCGGGCTCTCGACTGCAAGATCTGTGAACGCGTCGCCACCATTAAATCAGCATCTTTGGTATGcgggctccctctctctctctgtttctctgtctctgtctccctctctctctctctctttctctctctccctctctctctcgccccgtCGCTTGcatgagaaacagagaaagggggCCCGCTTCGTCCTCTCAGCTGCACATCTGTAGTCATGGCAACCGGATCCCGTTTTAACGGGGTGTCATTTTTCCATCCCTCCGCTTtcgcttctctgtctctctttctctttttcttctctcagCTGTTTGGCATTTCGCAGACGTTTTTTTCTCTTTGACATCTGTATCACGAGGGCGGATGACATGTTTTTGTTATCTGTATCAATTAGTGCCTTGCCATGTTTTCACTATCTCTGTCCTAGAATAGCAGGCCTGCAAACAAGCGTCATAACCAAGCTTTTCATTTGAGGCTAGTGGCTACAAATGtctacatactgtatgtatgtattctATTCTAGAATTGATATTCATGGCTTCAGGTAAAACTGGGGTACCTTGTTATCATTTAAGGCCAGCTCATATCGTTTGGTTGAATATGATTTGTTGGTGTGTTGGCTATGCTACAGTATGTAATCAAGAGTCAGATTAGCTATGATTAATCACAGCTTTTTACTGCCCTATGACGACTATTGAGACTATTTTAACATCTTCAAGAAGCTATCCAATGTTATGTCTGCATGTGTACTGAGGATTTATAGACACACAAGTATTCCATGAATTGCTTGAGTGAATTAATTAATTACACTTGACTGCATTTTTGTGACTAAGAGTCTGTAGAacaaaatattattattttaattccAAACATTATTCAGTTGTTAATATGAAGTATGTTATTCAGGCTTAGAATAACTGAACAAAAGACTAACTTGCTGTGATGTACTGCAAGAACTACACCACCAAGTCAGTCTAACAACTAAGAACACAAAAAGATGAATCAAAGCAAATTATGTAGGCTTGTTCCACGTGGCAATACCCCTCTGTAACCCCTAACCCTCtgtaacccctgacccctctgtaacccctgacccctctgtaacccctgacccctctgtAACCCCTGAGCCTCTgcaacccctgacccctcctacccctgacccctctgtaacccctgacccctctgtaacccctgacccctctgtaacccctgacccctcctacccctgacccctctgtaacccctgacccctctgtaacccctgacccctctgtaacccctgacccctgtgtcCAGGTCACCGGGTAGATCCAGGAGCATGAGCAGGATTCTGAGGCGCGGGAGCAGATGTCTGGATACAAGCGCATGCGGAGGCAGCACCAGAAGCAGCTGATCGCCCTGGAGAACAGGCTGAAGGCAGAGATGGACGAGCATAAGCTCCGCTtgcagaaggaggtggagacccACGCCAACAATACTTACATTGAACTGGAGAGGTTGGCCAAGCGACACACAGCCCAAACAGACAAAGAGGTGAGTGAGACAGATCGGATTTATCACTagacgagagggagggggctggggtgcACTGATACTGGACTGGTGACATCTCTCGATTAGATAAACAAACTCGCCCCATCAGCCCTTTCGCCGATTCAGTCAGAATTTGAAAGGAGACGAGAACCGCTGTTGATTCACAGATCAAAGCAGCTTtggcggaggagaagaggactCAGCAGCAGATCTTGGTGCAGCAGAAGAAGGAGCTGACCACCTTCTTGGAGAACCAGAAAAAGGAGTACAGGCTCTGCAAAGACAAGATCAAAGAAGTGAGCATGGTTATCGCTTACGCTATGGTTATCGCTTATCGCTATGGTTATCGTTTATCGTTGTGTCATTAGACGGGGTGTCAGACGCACTTACCTGGATAGGTAGAATTAGTGACGGGGAGATTCTCACATGAGTCAGTTCACAGGGAACCTCTCTAGCTCACAAGCTCCACCTACAGACAGTTCATGTGTACGGTATCTTTTTAAAGATTTATTTTTGGGGCATTGTAACGCTTTATCAGACCGTTTGTAAGTGAAGCGTGATGGGAAAGGCAGGGGGAGAagtggtaaggcctcagcctgtaCTATGAGCAACCGGGATGCCCCCAGGGTATCCTTAACAGTACTccagaagggttagggttaggtgagGTGTCCTTGACTTATCATACCttgaagtttgtgtgtgtgtctcgactTCTCATACTGAGAGTACGTGTGTCTGAAAACGTGCGCCCATGTTTTGCGCGTGCGCCTGTGCGTGTGCCGCAGGAGATGAGCGAGGACCCCAGCACCCccaaggaggagaagcaggagcgtCTGTCCAGGCACAAGGAGACGGTGCAGCGCTCCCAGGCCGAGGAGGAGGCATACCTTCTGACCCAGCAGAGGCTGGTCTACGACAAGAGCTGCCGGTCTCTCAAGCGCAGGACCCTGGTCCGGAGGCACGAGTTTGAACAGGAGCAAATGAGAGAGGTGAAGGAATAACATGGATGCGTTGTAAACATAAAAGGTGTCTCAGAGACACAGTCTATACACATTTAGCAAATATGTCTCACAGAGAGCATGTATGTCTCACAGACAGCATgtgtgcccctcctcttccccctcctccccccaccaggAGCTGAACAAGAAGAAGACCCAAAAGGAGATGGAGCAGGCCCTGATGATCCGGCAGGACGAGTCCACCCAGGAGCTGGAGAGCCGGCAGCTGCAGATGCtgcagaggctgaggctggagctgATTGGCCTGCAGCACCAGACCGAGCTGGAGAACCAGGAGGAGTACAATGGCCGGCGCCAGAGGGAGCTGCACCGCAAGCACGCCCTGGAGCAGAGGCAGCAGCCGCGGAACCTCAAGGTGAGGGGAGAGCGCCGGACGAGCGACATGGGAGAGACCAGCGTGACAGGCAGGGGGCCGGAGACGGTCTGCTTGGCTATTGGTGGGATGGAGATTCTTTTTTTATGGGGGGGGGATTTTGTATAACCATACCATACCCAGATACGTGTCCCGAAGTCATAGCGTAACGGTATGTGTTGTGTGGAGTGCCTAGGTGCAGATAATGAAAAATGCCATCACGGTATACTATCGATTTACGTGTGAACCAGGTACCAACAAACATTCATATTATGTATGTACATGTATGTATGATAGGAATGTTTTTTGGTACACATTCATACAATGAATGTTTCCCAAAATGCATTGGGATTTTGTTGCATACTTGGCTGATTCTGGTTGGTTGGTGCCCGTCTGACTTCCCAAATCTCCCCTGTGAAGACGCTGGAGATGCAGATCAAGAAGCAGTTCCAGGACACCTGCAAGGTGCAGAACAAGCAGTACAAGGCCCTGAGGAACCATCAGCTGGAGGTCGCTCCCAAGAGCGAGCACAAGGGCATCTTGAAGAGCCTAAAGGAGGAGCAGACGCGCAAGCTGGCCATGCTGGCCGAGCAGTACGAGCACAGCATCAACGAGATGATGGCATCCCAAGCGGTACAGCACCCCTCTTCTGCCAGCACGCACACAATaccgcgacccccccccccccccccgccccccctcccacacatacacactttggACCCGTCACAGTGTGTGGGCACACCCTCTCAAATCTGTCCCTTTGCTACTTTCCGCAGATGCGCTTGAACGAGGAGCAGGAAGCGGAGATCCAGGCCCTTAAACAGCAGCTACAGCAGGAGGTGGAGTTGCTGGACGCCTACCAGAACAAGACCAAGGCCCAGACGGAGGCTCAGCACGAGAAGGAACAGCTGAAGCTGCAGCAGAAGGTCTCCATACGCAGAGCCCACCTGGAGCAGAAGGTGCACTTTTCTAATACTGGAATGTTCTGTTCTCCAATCTGGTCTGTTGTCCAATATTTTACTGTTCCAATATTCTATTGTTCCAATATTGTACTGTTCCAATATTCTACTGTTCTAATATTCCACTGTTCTAATATTGTACAGTTCCAAAAATTGCACTGTTCAAATATTGTAGTGTTCTAATATTCCACTGTTCTAATATTGTACAGTTCCAAAATTGCACTTTTCTAATATTATACTGTTCTGGCATATTGTAATATGGAATTGTACCTTAGTTAGCTGTGTAAACCTCTCATCTCTTAGCGTGTTAAGATTGATCGTTGATCTGCTGACCTCACCTTATACTGTACTTCCTGACTTGTTGCTCTGGGGTGCAGATTGAAGAGGAGCTGGACTCACTTCAGAAGGAACGCACGGAACGCATCAAGCAGCTGTTTGAGCGccaggagagagaaatggagatgtTCGAGGTGGAGAGCGCTCGGCTGGGCTTCGGCAGCCTGGGGTCTCTGGACTTTCCCAAGGAGGAGGACAGATGAAAGCGGACGCTGGCGCGGGGGACGGGACTCTTCACGGCAGGACGCCGGGCGCGGACACGCGCGCCCAGGCCGTTCTCACCGTCGCTCAACCGCCAGGTCTCCGACACGGCGGCAAATCCCTGACAACTCTCTCGTCTCGCTTTCTGCACTCTTTAGGTATCACATCGCAGCTTCGAAGTGTTACTGGACGTGTAACGAcaaattattttgtgaaacTTCAAGGGGGGGATGCAGcaaaaagataaaaaatatcCAACTACACAAATCAAACCAAGTGGATGTAAACTCAGAAAGTAACGCAGCGGAGATTACAACAAACTAGAAGAAATGACGTCATA
The Hypomesus transpacificus isolate Combined female chromosome 22, fHypTra1, whole genome shotgun sequence genome window above contains:
- the taok3b gene encoding serine/threonine-protein kinase TAO3, coding for MSGYKRMRRQHQKQLIALENRLKAEMDEHKLRLQKEVETHANNTYIELERLAKRHTAQTDKEIKAALAEEKRTQQQILVQQKKELTTFLENQKKEYRLCKDKIKEEMSEDPSTPKEEKQERLSRHKETVQRSQAEEEAYLLTQQRLVYDKSCRSLKRRTLVRRHEFEQEQMREELNKKKTQKEMEQALMIRQDESTQELESRQLQMLQRLRLELIGLQHQTELENQEEYNGRRQRELHRKHALEQRQQPRNLKTLEMQIKKQFQDTCKVQNKQYKALRNHQLEVAPKSEHKGILKSLKEEQTRKLAMLAEQYEHSINEMMASQAMRLNEEQEAEIQALKQQLQQEVELLDAYQNKTKAQTEAQHEKEQLKLQQKVSIRRAHLEQKIEEELDSLQKERTERIKQLFERQEREMEMFEVESARLGFGSLGSLDFPKEEDR